Within the Flavobacterium sp. N502536 genome, the region TAAGCCACGCGGAAGCCGGAGCCGATTTTGTTGCGCCAAGTGATATGATGGATGGACGTGTGTTATCGATCAGAAAAGCTTTGGAAGAAAACGGACATCACAATGTAGGAATCATGAGTTACAGTGCTAAATATGCTTCGGCATTTTACGGCCCTTTTCGTGACGCTTTAGATTCTGCTCCCGTAGATTCTCAAAATATCCCGAAAGACAAAAAAACATACCAGATGGATTATGCCAACCGAATTGAAGGAATTCGCGAAGCTTTGTTAGATGTTGAAGAGGGTGCTGACATCGTTATGGTGAAACCGGGAATTGCTTATTTGGACATTGTTCGCGAAGTAAAAAATGCCGTTCATGTGCCGGTTGCGGTTTACCAAGTATCTGGTGAGTACGCTATGGTAAAGGCCGCAGCAGAAAGAGGGTGGCTCGATCACGACAAAATTATGTTAGAGCAACTATATTGCATTAAGCGCGCTGGCGCCAGTATTATCTCGACTTACTTTGCCAAAGAAGCAGCAATCTTACTAAACAAATAACATGAAAAAAATACTATTCTTATCAGCCGTTCTCGCGTTCGCATCCTGTAAAAAAGAAACCGTTGAAGCTCCAGTTGAAAATACAACGGAAGCCTATTCAGAAGGAGAAACTGCAAAAGCTAAAACTCCGGTAGAGTTTGGAAAACAAATTTTTGAAGGACAGGGAAATTGTTTCTCCTGTCATCAACCGGACAAAAAAGTAATTGGTCCTAGTATTCAGGAAATAGCCAAAATCTACAAAGACAAAAATGGAGACATTATTACTTTCTTAAAAGGAAATGCCGAACCTATTGTTGATCCGAGCCAGTTTGCCGTTATGAAAACCAATTTTCCGGTAACTCAGGCCATGTCGGATGAGGAATTAAAAGCCATTGAAACTTATATTTACAGTCATTTAAAGTAAAATTCCTGTTCACTGCTGACATACTGTTGTCACCGCCACATTTTACATTTACAGCTTAACCAAAAACATTTAAAATGGTACAGAAATTCAATGTAATCGGTATTTCGGTAAGAACTACGAACGAAAATGGTCAATCCGGAACAGATATTCCGGCACTTTGGAACCAATTTATCTCTGAAGGAATTTTGAGCAAAATCCCAAATAAGGTTTCGGAAGACATTTTTTGTGTGTATACAGACTACGAAAAAGATCATACCAGGCCGTATACAACTATACTGGGGTGTCGCGTTGAAAACCTCGATACGATTCCGGATGGAATGACAGGAAAAACAATAGAGTCTGCCGTGTATGAAAAATTCATCGCCAGCGGAAATCTAAACGACGGAATTGTTTTTAACAAATGGCTGGAAATTTGGAACTCCGGACTCAACAGAAGCTTTACAGCCGACTATGAAGTTTATGGAGCCAAAGCTCAAAACCCCGCAGCTGCAGCAGTAGACATATTTATTGCGATTTCATAAAAACCTAAAAAAACAAAAACGGCGCTAAATTAGCGCCGTTTTTTATGGTTGTATGATTACCAGATTTTA harbors:
- the hemB gene encoding porphobilinogen synthase, translating into MFPLQRNRRLRTNESIRSLVRETSLSPQDFMLPMFVTEGKDVKVAIPSMPGIYRHSLDNTIKEVKEAWDLGIKAVNIYVKISDHLKDNKGVEAWNKDGLMQQTIRAIKDAVPEMIVMPDVALDPYSIYGHDGIIENGQLLNDPTVDALTRMSLSHAEAGADFVAPSDMMDGRVLSIRKALEENGHHNVGIMSYSAKYASAFYGPFRDALDSAPVDSQNIPKDKKTYQMDYANRIEGIREALLDVEEGADIVMVKPGIAYLDIVREVKNAVHVPVAVYQVSGEYAMVKAAAERGWLDHDKIMLEQLYCIKRAGASIISTYFAKEAAILLNK
- a CDS encoding c-type cytochrome; translated protein: MKKILFLSAVLAFASCKKETVEAPVENTTEAYSEGETAKAKTPVEFGKQIFEGQGNCFSCHQPDKKVIGPSIQEIAKIYKDKNGDIITFLKGNAEPIVDPSQFAVMKTNFPVTQAMSDEELKAIETYIYSHLK
- a CDS encoding GyrI-like domain-containing protein, which translates into the protein MVQKFNVIGISVRTTNENGQSGTDIPALWNQFISEGILSKIPNKVSEDIFCVYTDYEKDHTRPYTTILGCRVENLDTIPDGMTGKTIESAVYEKFIASGNLNDGIVFNKWLEIWNSGLNRSFTADYEVYGAKAQNPAAAAVDIFIAIS